One Peribacillus simplex NBRC 15720 = DSM 1321 genomic region harbors:
- a CDS encoding PLP-dependent aminotransferase family protein produces the protein MKIEINRNSNIPINQQIYENIADRIRSGGLSEDERLPSVRALAKQLGVSVLTVVRVYALLEKNELIERIQGKGTFVKANITSEDKENNKKNNFEWQLSVLDYLPRTQFGTHYGSFENCIQFSVAAICPSLLPNHYLEKEIHSTLEKNPSILSSYGPVQGDEELRKAMSEYLRKQDLNIDHKDILVTNGTQQGIDLVAKTFIGPGDVVVTEAPTYPNAIDTFRARGATIIPVPLDKEGMRMDLLQRVCEIYKPKMIYTIPNFQNPTGRVLSRKRREQLLIFAQEHQIIIVEDEPWSEIFFDKKPPSPIKSLDTNGFVIYLKGLSKTLVPGCRIGLLTANGTLFNRLVASKVNTDLGSPLLTQKAILPFFHSKRMEDHMEKLRFALKLRRDKVLELFNSHMPNEVQWIEPTGGLNIWVSIPSEWNTNHLLIECQKENIYFLPGSACFAGEPENHHLRLNFSYLSDSELENGILKFCNITRKFLSSNQLFRQSPIM, from the coding sequence ATGAAGATTGAAATAAACAGGAACTCCAATATCCCGATTAATCAACAAATTTATGAGAATATAGCAGATAGAATAAGGTCAGGGGGGTTATCGGAAGATGAACGTTTGCCTTCCGTTAGAGCGTTAGCAAAACAATTAGGGGTAAGTGTACTTACAGTTGTAAGAGTGTATGCATTGTTAGAAAAAAATGAGTTAATTGAACGGATACAAGGAAAGGGGACATTTGTTAAAGCTAATATTACATCAGAAGATAAAGAAAATAATAAAAAGAACAATTTCGAGTGGCAATTATCCGTTTTAGATTATCTTCCCCGAACTCAATTTGGTACCCATTATGGTTCATTTGAAAACTGTATTCAGTTTTCTGTTGCAGCGATTTGTCCATCTTTACTTCCGAATCATTATCTGGAGAAAGAAATCCATTCAACTTTAGAAAAGAATCCCAGTATTTTATCAAGTTATGGACCTGTACAAGGGGATGAGGAACTTAGAAAAGCTATGAGCGAGTATCTTCGCAAACAAGATTTAAATATTGACCATAAAGATATATTGGTAACTAATGGCACTCAACAAGGAATAGATTTGGTGGCGAAAACTTTTATAGGACCAGGTGATGTGGTGGTTACAGAAGCACCCACTTATCCTAATGCAATTGATACATTTCGTGCTCGTGGGGCTACTATTATTCCTGTTCCATTAGATAAAGAAGGAATGAGAATGGACCTTTTACAAAGAGTTTGCGAAATATATAAACCCAAAATGATATATACCATCCCTAACTTTCAGAATCCAACTGGAAGGGTTTTAAGTCGAAAAAGAAGGGAGCAATTATTAATATTTGCCCAAGAACATCAAATAATCATTGTAGAAGACGAACCCTGGAGTGAGATATTTTTTGACAAGAAACCTCCATCACCTATAAAAAGTCTTGATACAAACGGTTTCGTCATTTATCTAAAGGGGCTAAGCAAGACATTGGTTCCTGGTTGCCGGATAGGACTACTAACCGCAAATGGAACTCTGTTTAATCGTTTAGTGGCATCTAAAGTGAATACGGACCTTGGTAGTCCATTATTAACACAAAAGGCAATTCTCCCATTTTTTCATTCGAAAAGGATGGAGGACCATATGGAAAAGCTGAGATTTGCTTTGAAATTAAGAAGGGATAAAGTTTTAGAACTCTTCAATTCCCATATGCCGAATGAAGTTCAATGGATTGAACCAACAGGTGGATTAAATATATGGGTATCCATTCCATCAGAGTGGAACACGAACCATTTATTAATCGAATGTCAAAAAGAGAATATTTACTTTCTTCCTGGTTCAGCTTGTTTCGCAGGAGAACCCGAAAACCATCATTTAAGGTTAAACTTTTCTTATTTATCGGATAGTGAATTAGAAAATGGAATTTTAAAATTTTGCAATATCACAAGGAAATTTTTATCTTCAAATCAACTATTTAGACAGTCCCCCATTATGTAA
- a CDS encoding hotdog domain-containing protein yields MSLKVGDIITFERTFTVRDVELFTEISGDEGKHHITPDEQGRLVIQGLLTATLPTKVGGDHHVMARTMNFEFLRPVFTGDTIICEVKIEKYERQENNRTAIIAFFLCKNQHEKEVLKGDFSGVIL; encoded by the coding sequence ATGTCATTAAAAGTAGGAGATATCATTACGTTTGAACGGACTTTTACAGTAAGGGATGTTGAATTATTTACAGAGATTTCAGGTGATGAAGGGAAGCATCATATAACCCCAGATGAACAGGGAAGACTTGTAATTCAAGGGTTATTAACGGCAACTCTACCAACAAAAGTAGGTGGAGATCATCACGTAATGGCTCGTACTATGAATTTTGAGTTTTTAAGACCTGTGTTTACGGGGGATACAATAATTTGTGAGGTTAAAATTGAAAAATATGAAAGGCAAGAAAATAATAGAACAGCTATTATTGCATTCTTTTTATGTAAAAATCAGCATGAAAAAGAAGTATTAAAAGGGGATTTTTCAGGTGTAATACTTTAA
- a CDS encoding IS110 family transposase yields MNPVVGLDISKGESQVQAFLDKGKPYQKSFKITHTVEGLNLLVAFLEDVKKVSGQKPSVVLEATGHYQTPVVHYLEERGYLLIIINPLISYKARGSSLRKVKTDAIDAYLLCELFYKEELEPYKKRGVQLLNLRNLTRQHENITGVMIQTKLQFQAVLEQVFPEYKGVFGDLYSVVSLLTLSEFPSSEDILKASEEAITARIFELCKSRSIKWANEKAIQLKAAAARNPFEKTVYQSHILSLGMYINILLQYKEHLSKLEAEIDALAKEIEEYTILKSIPGIGEKIAATIISEIGEIDRFNNPKKLVAFSGVDPSVFESGKFTATKNRITKRGSSRLRHALYMAVRCAIRDCRKSKTTDEIIPRNKKLRVFYDKKREEGKPYKVAVIACVNKLLHWIFALLKNKMTFQDIV; encoded by the coding sequence ATGAATCCAGTCGTTGGTCTGGATATTTCAAAAGGGGAAAGTCAGGTTCAAGCATTTTTGGATAAGGGGAAACCTTATCAAAAGAGTTTTAAAATAACTCATACTGTTGAGGGGCTTAATTTACTTGTAGCGTTTCTTGAGGATGTAAAGAAAGTGTCTGGTCAGAAGCCTTCAGTCGTTTTAGAAGCCACTGGACATTATCAAACTCCAGTCGTTCATTACTTGGAAGAACGAGGATATTTATTGATTATCATTAATCCATTGATTTCATATAAGGCAAGAGGATCAAGCTTAAGAAAGGTAAAAACAGATGCCATTGATGCCTATCTTCTCTGTGAGTTGTTTTATAAAGAAGAGTTAGAGCCATATAAAAAGCGTGGAGTCCAGTTATTGAACCTTCGTAATCTCACAAGACAACATGAAAACATAACTGGCGTTATGATTCAAACAAAGCTTCAATTTCAGGCAGTGCTTGAACAAGTGTTTCCTGAATATAAAGGAGTTTTTGGAGATTTATATTCTGTGGTGTCACTCTTAACTCTTTCAGAGTTTCCCTCTTCAGAGGACATTTTGAAGGCAAGTGAAGAAGCAATTACAGCAAGGATATTTGAGTTATGCAAGAGTAGATCAATTAAATGGGCAAATGAAAAAGCGATTCAGCTTAAAGCTGCGGCAGCTCGTAACCCTTTTGAAAAGACAGTCTATCAGAGTCATATTTTAAGCCTTGGTATGTATATAAATATTCTTCTTCAGTACAAAGAGCATCTATCAAAGTTAGAGGCAGAGATAGACGCCCTCGCTAAAGAAATTGAAGAATATACGATCCTCAAATCTATCCCAGGTATCGGAGAAAAGATCGCGGCAACGATTATTTCTGAAATTGGTGAGATAGATCGATTTAATAATCCTAAAAAACTTGTAGCTTTCTCTGGAGTTGATCCTAGTGTATTCGAATCCGGTAAGTTTACAGCTACCAAAAATAGAATCACTAAAAGAGGTTCTAGCAGACTTCGACATGCCTTATATATGGCGGTTCGTTGTGCTATTCGTGATTGCCGGAAGTCTAAGACAACTGATGAAATTATCCCTCGAAATAAGAAGCTACGCGTGTTTTATGACAAGAAACGCGAGGAAGGAAAGCCTTATAAGGTAGCCGTCATAGCCTGTGTAAATAAGCTCTTACACTGGATTTTCGCTCTATTAAAGAACAAAATGACTTTCCAAGATATTGTTTAA
- a CDS encoding IS110 family transposase, giving the protein MQFKWNEKINQVTENTLVVGMDIAKRVHYACFVDERGRVIEKAFAVHQSKEGFEHLYEKIRQTMKEAKKTEVIVGIEPTGHYWMNLANFLDHYGIPLVMVNPMHVKRSKELDDNLPTKNDKKDALVIARLLKDGRFSYPRLLKEVEAELRIGSTLRSKLTEDLASIKNRIIRWLDRYFPEFTQVFPAFGKMALATLEMTPLPQDIDGKSAEELVFLYRKVKGMRAPQLPKAKLLIEAATNSIGLTEGTQMARHEIATLLRQYRLLENEIESVNSQLSEMAQTTMEYELLASVPGLGDATIVDLLSEVGSFSLYENPRQLIKLAGLTLRENSSGQHKGQKHISKRGRKRLRYILFKVIVPLIRHNEGFKQLHEYYTTRQQNPLRGKQSMVVLCGKLLKVLHGICKKKVHFNEQNMMKDLYCLSEAV; this is encoded by the coding sequence ATGCAGTTTAAATGGAATGAAAAAATTAATCAAGTTACTGAAAATACACTCGTTGTTGGTATGGATATTGCCAAGCGTGTTCATTACGCTTGTTTTGTTGATGAACGAGGGCGCGTGATAGAAAAAGCCTTCGCAGTACATCAATCAAAAGAGGGCTTTGAACACCTGTATGAAAAGATTCGTCAAACGATGAAGGAAGCTAAGAAAACAGAAGTAATTGTTGGAATTGAGCCAACAGGCCACTACTGGATGAACTTAGCTAATTTCTTAGATCATTACGGCATACCACTAGTCATGGTGAATCCAATGCATGTCAAACGATCGAAGGAACTGGACGATAATTTACCGACAAAGAACGATAAAAAAGATGCATTAGTCATCGCTCGTTTATTGAAAGATGGGCGTTTTAGCTATCCACGTTTATTAAAAGAAGTAGAAGCAGAACTTCGTATCGGATCTACTCTTCGTTCAAAGTTAACGGAAGATTTAGCGAGTATTAAAAACCGAATCATTCGTTGGCTTGATCGTTATTTTCCCGAGTTTACTCAAGTCTTTCCGGCTTTCGGAAAGATGGCTCTAGCTACATTGGAAATGACTCCGTTGCCACAGGATATCGATGGAAAAAGTGCTGAGGAGCTTGTCTTTCTTTACCGTAAGGTAAAGGGAATGAGAGCCCCACAGCTACCAAAAGCAAAGCTACTCATTGAAGCAGCGACGAACTCAATTGGACTGACAGAAGGGACACAGATGGCCCGACATGAAATTGCCACGCTCCTGCGTCAGTATCGCTTACTAGAAAACGAAATTGAATCTGTGAATAGCCAATTATCCGAAATGGCCCAAACAACTATGGAATATGAGCTGCTGGCTTCAGTTCCTGGATTAGGAGATGCAACCATTGTTGATTTGCTTTCAGAAGTCGGAAGCTTTTCACTTTATGAAAATCCACGCCAATTGATTAAACTAGCGGGATTAACATTACGTGAAAACTCATCTGGTCAACATAAGGGACAAAAACATATCTCCAAACGAGGAAGAAAGCGACTTAGATATATTCTTTTCAAAGTAATAGTACCTCTCATTCGTCACAACGAGGGGTTTAAACAGCTTCATGAATATTACACAACACGCCAGCAAAATCCCTTACGCGGAAAGCAATCGATGGTGGTACTCTGTGGTAAATTGTTGAAAGTATTGCATGGTATTTGTAAAAAGAAAGTCCATTTTAATGAGCAGAATATGATGAAGGATCTCTACTGCCTCTCAGAGGCAGTGTAA
- a CDS encoding PhzF family phenazine biosynthesis protein, whose translation MKYYVVDAFAEKVFEGNPAGVCVMNEWISDDIMQKIAIENNLSETAFAVKGAENYKLRWFTPGGEINLCGHATLATAFVIMNYVEKQLKTIQFDTMSGVLTVNRKDDLYELDFPTVPSKEIPLTEQMIDALGTTPIEAYLNRDLLFVLESEEAVKNLSPDFSKLEQLPECLGVIVSAKGNDYDFVSRAFFPKLKVNEDPVCGSAHCGLVHFWAEKLKKREMVARQLSNRGGTLFCKHEDTRVKMAGKAALYLIGDINIG comes from the coding sequence ATGAAGTATTATGTGGTTGATGCATTTGCAGAAAAAGTCTTTGAAGGAAATCCTGCTGGGGTTTGTGTTATGAATGAATGGATTTCTGATGATATTATGCAAAAGATTGCTATTGAAAATAACCTTTCTGAAACGGCATTTGCAGTAAAAGGTGCGGAAAACTATAAACTTAGATGGTTTACGCCTGGAGGAGAAATCAACCTTTGTGGTCACGCAACTTTAGCAACTGCTTTTGTCATTATGAACTATGTTGAAAAGCAATTGAAAACCATTCAATTCGACACGATGAGTGGGGTACTTACAGTAAATAGAAAAGATGATTTGTATGAACTTGATTTCCCAACTGTCCCTTCAAAGGAGATACCTCTTACTGAACAAATGATTGATGCTTTGGGAACCACACCGATAGAAGCATATCTAAATAGAGATTTGTTATTTGTATTAGAGTCAGAAGAAGCAGTGAAAAATCTAAGTCCTGACTTTTCAAAACTAGAACAGTTGCCAGAGTGTCTTGGAGTTATTGTTTCTGCCAAAGGAAATGATTATGATTTTGTTTCAAGAGCATTTTTCCCAAAGTTAAAGGTAAATGAGGACCCAGTATGCGGTTCTGCCCACTGCGGTTTAGTGCACTTTTGGGCAGAGAAACTAAAGAAACGTGAAATGGTAGCAAGACAGTTATCCAATAGAGGCGGTACACTTTTTTGTAAGCACGAGGACACACGGGTAAAGATGGCTGGAAAAGCAGCACTCTACTTAATAGGGGATATTAATATTGGGTAA
- a CDS encoding LysE family translocator, with product MNITSFVFYCFIVTFTPGPTNIVILSTVHNSGTKKAMQYTYGATIAFGFLLAISAMLNTILATIIPKILIVMQIIGSFYMLYLAYQVYKMDSSKPTVNQTGTFMSGFLTQFLNPKVVLFTMTVIPTYIMPYYVSMPAVTISVIAITVIGFLAFITWVLFGAIFKEFLQKHKKIVNILMALFLVYAAIMIWM from the coding sequence ATGAATATTACATCCTTTGTATTTTACTGTTTTATTGTTACATTTACACCAGGACCTACTAATATCGTCATATTATCCACCGTGCATAACTCTGGGACAAAAAAGGCAATGCAATATACGTATGGAGCAACGATTGCTTTTGGTTTCTTACTTGCTATTTCTGCTATGTTAAATACGATACTTGCAACGATCATACCAAAAATTTTAATTGTTATGCAGATAATCGGAAGCTTTTATATGTTGTATCTTGCTTATCAAGTTTACAAAATGGATTCATCAAAACCAACTGTAAACCAAACGGGTACCTTTATGTCTGGATTTCTTACGCAGTTTTTAAATCCAAAGGTAGTACTATTTACAATGACTGTCATTCCTACCTATATTATGCCCTATTACGTCTCAATGCCTGCGGTTACAATAAGCGTTATCGCTATAACTGTTATAGGATTCTTAGCATTTATTACATGGGTACTTTTTGGTGCAATCTTCAAGGAGTTTTTACAGAAGCATAAAAAGATTGTTAATATATTGATGGCATTGTTTTTAGTTTATGCTGCAATCATGATCTGGATGTAG
- a CDS encoding YczE/YyaS/YitT family protein yields MKYVFYVLGILILTLGISFTIQSDLGTSPFDALLVGLSINVGLTVGSWEIIIALILICCNSFLKRQRPEVLGLLTAFITGIGIDMWLFLLHNLITPELWYSKVVCFGIGLVLVGLGTATYLHTNFAPIPVDRLTLIIQELTRTNIFFSRTFIYLIFLIMAMILNGPIGVGTLLTVCLGGLILNYFMPFTEKVLDRILTHSSTSPNYDKDKKHSI; encoded by the coding sequence GTGAAATATGTTTTTTATGTATTAGGAATTTTAATATTAACCCTTGGTATTTCTTTCACTATACAATCAGACCTCGGAACTTCACCTTTTGATGCACTATTGGTAGGACTGTCTATAAATGTGGGGCTTACTGTGGGAAGTTGGGAAATAATAATAGCTTTAATATTGATATGTTGTAATTCATTTTTAAAAAGACAAAGACCAGAGGTTTTGGGGTTGTTAACAGCATTTATAACGGGTATTGGTATTGATATGTGGCTTTTTTTATTGCACAATTTGATAACACCTGAACTATGGTACAGCAAAGTTGTTTGTTTTGGAATCGGCTTAGTTCTTGTAGGATTAGGAACTGCAACATATTTACACACAAATTTTGCACCGATTCCAGTTGACCGATTAACATTAATCATACAAGAATTAACTAGAACAAATATATTTTTTTCGAGAACATTCATTTACCTAATATTCTTGATAATGGCAATGATTTTAAATGGACCAATTGGCGTTGGAACTCTATTAACCGTTTGTTTAGGGGGGCTAATACTTAATTACTTTATGCCATTTACTGAAAAAGTATTAGACCGCATATTAACACACTCTAGTACATCACCAAATTATGATAAAGATAAAAAGCATTCAATATAG
- a CDS encoding CBO0543 family protein, which translates to MLFHIIIGFILPWIVGVYLFRNQKKLFIIFYPIGTATSFLINEIGFNYFWRMDIVFQESSLTGIPYDLGLYPILGCLFICVIHYKKMPILITFLVFTLVTTFGEYILVCLEKIVYRNEWNIIWTGVSYLFAYSIFYVLQISS; encoded by the coding sequence ATGCTTTTTCATATTATTATTGGATTTATCCTCCCTTGGATTGTAGGGGTATATTTATTTAGAAATCAGAAGAAATTGTTCATTATTTTTTATCCGATTGGTACAGCTACTAGCTTTTTAATAAATGAAATTGGATTTAACTACTTTTGGAGGATGGATATAGTATTTCAAGAATCATCTTTAACTGGAATTCCGTATGATTTAGGTCTTTATCCTATACTTGGTTGTTTATTTATTTGCGTTATTCACTATAAAAAAATGCCTATTCTTATTACATTTTTAGTTTTTACTTTAGTTACAACCTTTGGAGAGTACATACTAGTGTGTCTAGAGAAAATAGTATACAGGAATGAATGGAATATCATTTGGACTGGTGTTAGTTATTTATTTGCTTATTCAATTTTTTATGTTTTACAAATTAGTTCGTAA
- a CDS encoding MBL fold metallo-hydrolase, translating to MVSLFEFKEEWLIKKSSIIFFERKFPSANMILIKDQLPVLIDTGFGSDAKDTEQLIKEVGISPEELHLIVNTHYHSDHVGGNFHFQKNYGVRIGAHKWEAELINSCDSEACSSEWLDQPVEPYRVDLKFSDNDDINTGSRTLKILHTPGHTLGHISLYEPEEEVLICGDLFHKGDIGWLNIFREGVSSIQRSIESLDRLSMLRIQQAYSGHGPQIENPLAAIDAARERFEKWLRMPEKVAWHACKRIFSFTLIIKNGLTKEELDNYLLKCGWFQDFARYSFQLQPEEFIPILLDEMIRSGAASWHNNHLIASTPYQAPQKKWMNKNIKPKDWKPQDFLT from the coding sequence TTGGTTAGTCTATTTGAATTTAAGGAGGAATGGCTTATTAAAAAATCCAGTATTATTTTCTTTGAAAGAAAATTTCCAAGTGCAAACATGATCCTTATTAAGGATCAGCTCCCGGTCCTTATTGATACTGGTTTTGGAAGTGATGCGAAAGATACAGAGCAATTAATTAAAGAAGTAGGCATTTCACCAGAAGAATTACACCTTATTGTGAACACGCACTATCATAGTGACCATGTAGGAGGCAATTTTCATTTTCAAAAAAATTATGGAGTAAGGATTGGTGCTCATAAATGGGAAGCAGAATTAATTAATTCTTGCGACTCAGAAGCCTGTAGTTCAGAATGGTTAGATCAGCCTGTAGAACCTTATCGAGTCGATCTAAAGTTCTCAGATAACGATGATATTAATACAGGAAGCAGAACGTTAAAAATCTTGCACACACCAGGACATACGTTAGGACATATTTCTTTATATGAACCGGAAGAAGAAGTATTAATTTGCGGGGATCTCTTCCACAAAGGTGATATCGGATGGTTAAATATCTTTCGAGAGGGTGTTTCATCTATCCAACGATCGATAGAAAGTTTGGATCGTTTGTCCATGCTTCGAATTCAACAGGCATATTCAGGACATGGACCACAAATAGAGAATCCTCTAGCTGCAATTGATGCAGCAAGGGAACGGTTTGAAAAGTGGCTCAGAATGCCAGAAAAAGTTGCATGGCATGCCTGCAAAAGGATTTTTTCATTCACATTAATCATTAAAAACGGATTGACAAAAGAAGAACTCGATAACTACCTACTAAAGTGTGGTTGGTTCCAAGATTTTGCACGCTACTCTTTCCAACTTCAGCCAGAAGAATTTATCCCAATCCTGCTCGATGAAATGATTCGTTCCGGAGCAGCAAGCTGGCACAATAATCATTTAATTGCCTCCACCCCATACCAAGCACCACAAAAGAAATGGATGAATAAGAACATAAAGCCGAAAGATTGGAAACCTCAAGATTTTCTCACATAA
- a CDS encoding AraC family transcriptional regulator: MDKFIYKKSAGITALAASITDFTYKKHSHKEYAIGVTLRGIQHYNLDGSLHLSYQNGVMLFNPEQAHDGMAHDETGLDYVMLYIEPQLLLEVIEKKDIIRFSNPIVYDYRLKQGILSLSNAILSGKGEALCSELLLSLTDNLIQTDLSTDYKKDNTLIRKAKDMLHNNLETIPKLDEICKELDLSKFKFIRLFKTHTGISPYQYFLNCKIEYAKQLIEKNRDIHSAVAECGFVDLTHLNKHFKSVYGTTAFEYISHLN, translated from the coding sequence ATGGATAAATTTATCTATAAAAAATCGGCAGGTATTACGGCTTTGGCAGCAAGTATTACTGATTTCACATATAAGAAGCACTCTCATAAAGAGTATGCAATAGGAGTCACATTGCGTGGTATTCAACACTATAACTTGGATGGCAGTTTACACTTGTCTTATCAAAATGGCGTTATGCTTTTTAATCCGGAACAGGCACATGACGGAATGGCACATGATGAGACAGGCCTTGATTATGTGATGCTATATATTGAGCCACAATTGCTTCTAGAGGTTATTGAGAAGAAGGATATCATACGCTTTTCAAATCCCATTGTGTATGATTATAGGCTTAAACAAGGAATACTAAGTCTTTCTAATGCAATATTAAGCGGAAAAGGTGAGGCATTGTGCAGTGAATTACTGTTATCCCTCACAGATAACCTTATTCAAACTGATCTTTCTACAGACTATAAGAAAGATAACACTCTAATTAGAAAAGCGAAGGATATGCTTCACAACAACTTAGAAACTATACCTAAACTTGACGAGATATGTAAAGAGCTTGATTTATCGAAATTTAAGTTTATCCGGTTATTCAAGACTCATACTGGCATTTCACCATATCAATACTTTCTTAACTGCAAGATAGAATATGCAAAGCAGTTAATAGAAAAAAATAGAGATATTCATTCAGCTGTAGCTGAATGTGGTTTTGTTGATTTAACCCATTTAAATAAACACTTTAAAAGCGTATACGGAACAACAGCCTTTGAATATATTTCACATTTAAATTGA
- a CDS encoding LPXTG cell wall anchor domain-containing protein, which yields MLGDIIYQVIVFGGISLILGVLGYLFFKRTKKS from the coding sequence ATGTTAGGGGATATTATATATCAAGTTATTGTTTTCGGAGGTATATCATTAATTTTAGGTGTATTAGGTTATTTATTTTTTAAGAGGACCAAGAAAAGCTAA
- a CDS encoding MarR family winged helix-turn-helix transcriptional regulator has product MNEVLREIGMIARALDSISNIEFQEYDLTKGQYLYLVRICENPGIFQEKLTEMIKVDRTTAARAIKKLEISGFIEKKEDKHNKKIKKLFPTEKGKNVYPFIKRENDYSNFVSLEGFSEREVETIFNLLQRVRKNIEKDWEFVKKGNKRNY; this is encoded by the coding sequence ATGAATGAAGTTCTTCGTGAAATTGGAATGATTGCAAGGGCATTAGATTCTATAAGTAATATAGAATTTCAAGAATATGACCTTACAAAAGGGCAGTATTTGTACCTTGTGCGAATATGTGAAAACCCAGGAATCTTTCAAGAAAAGTTAACTGAGATGATAAAAGTAGATCGAACAACAGCAGCTCGTGCTATAAAAAAACTTGAAATTAGTGGCTTTATTGAAAAGAAGGAAGATAAACATAACAAAAAAATTAAAAAACTTTTTCCAACAGAGAAAGGGAAAAATGTTTATCCTTTTATAAAAAGAGAAAATGATTATTCCAATTTCGTTTCATTAGAGGGATTTTCCGAAAGAGAAGTAGAAACCATTTTCAATCTTCTTCAAAGAGTAAGAAAAAATATAGAAAAAGACTGGGAATTTGTAAAAAAGGGAAACAAGAGAAATTATTGA
- a CDS encoding GNAT family N-acetyltransferase — protein sequence MTINIKKCTLVDSRKLQEISYETFNETFKHQNSPENMNAYLEKAFNLKQLEKELSNISSQFFFVYFDNEVAGYLKVNTNDAQSEEMGAESLEIERIYIKKKFQKHGLGKYLLNIAMEIAMERNKKKIWLGVWEKNENAISFYKKLGFVQTGAHSFYMGDEEQIDFIMTKTLI from the coding sequence ATGACTATAAATATAAAAAAGTGTACCCTTGTAGATTCACGCAAACTTCAAGAAATTAGTTATGAAACATTTAATGAGACATTTAAGCATCAGAATTCACCCGAAAATATGAATGCCTATTTGGAAAAGGCATTTAACTTAAAACAATTAGAAAAAGAATTATCCAATATTTCTTCGCAATTCTTTTTTGTTTATTTTGATAATGAAGTCGCTGGATATTTAAAGGTCAATACCAATGATGCTCAGTCTGAAGAGATGGGTGCTGAATCACTTGAAATCGAGAGGATTTATATAAAGAAAAAATTTCAAAAACATGGGCTTGGTAAATATCTGCTAAATATAGCTATGGAAATTGCGATGGAACGTAATAAAAAGAAAATCTGGCTAGGCGTATGGGAAAAAAATGAAAATGCTATTTCTTTTTATAAGAAACTGGGGTTTGTTCAAACTGGAGCCCACTCTTTTTATATGGGTGATGAAGAACAAATAGACTTTATAATGACCAAAACACTCATATAA